In the genome of Desulfofarcimen acetoxidans DSM 771, one region contains:
- a CDS encoding ABC transporter permease, whose amino-acid sequence MIKYKGGFACFWAVLVLILFWQLAASGLKEPYLPAPYLAFQAFALAITKELARHFLISSYRVVLSLIISLLLAVPLGLVLGRKALWDKFLSPLIFVVYPIPKIVFLPIFMSFFGLGNLSKILLITLVVFFQILVTTRDAARSVDNRLIDSVTSLGAGKLDIYLHVIFPACLPDILTSLRIGLGTAIAVLFISESIASSEGIGYYLMDAWSRVAYDEMFSGVIAMGILGLILYFILERLEKLFCPWRFI is encoded by the coding sequence TTGATTAAATATAAGGGTGGCTTTGCTTGTTTCTGGGCAGTGCTGGTTTTAATATTATTTTGGCAGTTGGCGGCTTCAGGACTGAAAGAACCTTATCTGCCCGCGCCTTATTTAGCATTTCAGGCATTTGCGCTGGCTATTACCAAAGAACTTGCCAGGCACTTTTTGATAAGCTCTTACCGGGTAGTTTTATCTCTTATAATATCGTTGCTGCTTGCTGTTCCGCTGGGGCTTGTATTAGGGCGTAAAGCCCTTTGGGATAAGTTTTTATCGCCTTTAATTTTTGTGGTTTATCCAATTCCTAAAATCGTTTTTTTGCCTATTTTTATGTCTTTTTTTGGTCTGGGCAACCTGTCAAAAATATTATTAATCACACTGGTCGTATTCTTTCAAATCCTGGTAACTACCAGAGACGCAGCCAGGTCAGTGGACAACCGCCTGATTGATTCCGTTACTTCACTTGGAGCAGGTAAGCTTGATATTTATCTGCACGTTATTTTTCCGGCCTGTTTGCCGGATATCCTAACTTCTTTGCGCATAGGACTGGGGACAGCCATTGCCGTTTTATTTATTTCGGAAAGTATTGCCAGCAGTGAGGGAATCGGTTATTATCTGATGGACGCCTGGTCACGTGTGGCTTATGATGAAATGTTTTCAGGCGTTATAGCTATGGGTATACTGGGTTTAATTCTTTATTTTATTTTAGAAAGATTGGAGAAATTATTCTGCCCCTGGAGATTTATTTAA
- the aspS gene encoding aspartate--tRNA ligase codes for MSEEKTESKPGSVAAENINGLKRTNYCEDLNKQMVGQAVVLMGWVSKRRDHGGLIFVDLRDRSGLVQLVFSPDLAVDAFHKAEAIRNEYVLAIAGTIRPRPEGTENYNLVTGEIEVICHELRILNTAKTPPFYVEDGIDVDENLRLRYRYLDLRRPEMQRSIYLRHKTSKVARDFLDENGFWEIETPMLTKSTPEGARDYLVPSRINPGKFYALPQSPQIFKQILMVAGMERYFQIVRCFRDEDLRADRQPEFTQIDLEMSFVDVEDVLLLMEKLVSRLYLETAGLDLISPFPRLTYQEAIDRFGSDKPDTRFGLELCDLSDIALGCGFKVFSAAVKNGGQVKGINAKGCGSLSRKEIDDLTKFAAIYRAKGLAYIIVSDEGVKSVIAKFFTEEELNTIVSRMRGEPGDLLLFVADTSETVAGALGALRLHLAEMLNIIPENLNNFLWVTDFPLLAYDPEEKRYAAMHHPFTAPRDEDIALMETEPGKVRAKAYDLVLNGVEVGGGSIRIHRRDVQEKMFAAIGLSAEVAREKFGYMLEAFEFGTPPHGGFAFGFDRLIMILAGKKSIRDVIAFPKTQSATCLMTQAPSEVEDKQLKELHIKIDLKRA; via the coding sequence ATGTCGGAAGAAAAAACAGAATCAAAACCTGGTTCTGTTGCAGCGGAAAACATTAATGGCTTAAAGCGGACTAATTACTGTGAAGACCTGAACAAACAGATGGTGGGCCAGGCCGTAGTGCTAATGGGTTGGGTTAGTAAACGCAGGGATCACGGGGGATTGATTTTCGTGGATCTGCGTGACAGAAGCGGTTTAGTGCAGCTTGTTTTCAGTCCTGATTTAGCTGTTGATGCTTTTCATAAAGCGGAGGCTATTCGCAATGAATATGTGCTGGCTATAGCCGGTACAATCCGTCCCAGGCCAGAGGGAACGGAAAACTACAACCTGGTTACCGGTGAGATAGAAGTTATTTGCCATGAATTGAGAATTTTAAATACTGCCAAAACACCGCCCTTTTACGTGGAGGACGGTATAGATGTAGATGAAAACCTAAGATTGCGTTATCGTTATCTTGACCTGCGCCGCCCGGAAATGCAAAGGAGCATTTATTTAAGACATAAAACCAGTAAGGTTGCCAGGGATTTTCTGGACGAAAACGGTTTTTGGGAAATTGAGACTCCTATGCTGACAAAAAGCACACCGGAAGGGGCGCGTGATTATTTAGTGCCAAGCCGTATAAATCCCGGCAAATTCTATGCATTGCCTCAATCACCGCAAATATTTAAACAGATTCTTATGGTTGCCGGTATGGAGAGGTATTTCCAGATCGTGCGTTGTTTCAGAGATGAGGATTTGAGAGCGGACCGTCAGCCGGAGTTTACGCAAATCGATTTGGAAATGTCTTTTGTCGATGTAGAAGATGTTTTATTGCTTATGGAAAAACTGGTATCCCGGCTGTATCTGGAGACAGCAGGTCTGGATTTGATTTCTCCTTTTCCACGACTTACCTACCAGGAGGCTATTGACCGCTTTGGTTCAGATAAACCTGATACCCGCTTTGGACTGGAACTTTGTGATTTATCCGATATAGCTTTAGGATGTGGTTTTAAAGTTTTTTCTGCGGCGGTTAAAAACGGCGGACAAGTTAAAGGTATTAACGCTAAAGGTTGCGGCAGTCTTAGCCGCAAGGAAATAGATGATTTGACAAAATTTGCAGCAATTTACAGAGCCAAAGGATTGGCTTACATTATTGTCAGCGATGAAGGTGTCAAATCCGTTATTGCTAAATTTTTCACTGAAGAAGAATTGAATACTATTGTCAGTCGCATGCGGGGCGAACCGGGAGATTTATTGTTATTTGTGGCCGATACCTCTGAAACGGTAGCAGGCGCGCTGGGAGCGCTTCGCTTGCATTTAGCTGAAATGCTAAATATTATTCCTGAGAATTTGAATAATTTTCTCTGGGTTACTGATTTTCCACTTTTGGCCTATGATCCGGAAGAAAAACGCTATGCAGCCATGCACCACCCCTTTACTGCTCCCAGGGATGAAGACATTGCACTAATGGAAACTGAGCCAGGCAAGGTAAGGGCAAAGGCCTATGACCTGGTATTAAACGGAGTTGAGGTTGGCGGAGGCAGTATTCGTATTCACCGTAGAGATGTTCAGGAAAAAATGTTTGCGGCTATCGGCTTATCAGCAGAAGTGGCCAGGGAAAAGTTTGGTTATATGCTGGAAGCTTTTGAGTTTGGAACACCCCCGCACGGTGGCTTTGCTTTTGGCTTTGATCGCCTGATTATGATTTTAGCAGGTAAAAAATCCATCAGAGATGTGATTGCTTTCCCCAAAACTCAGAGTGCCACTTGTTTAATGACACAGGCACCGTCTGAGGTTGAGGATAAGCAGCTAAAAGAATTGCACATAAAAATTGATTTAAAGAGGGCATAA
- a CDS encoding MBL fold metallo-hydrolase, producing MILERFPVGMMGANCYIIGCEETKEACVIDPGDEDKKILSKLVKHGLTCRYIVLTHGHVDHIGALEQVQKATGARVLIHRDDADMLTNPAKNLSSFMGLQMQFEPADVKLGDKDVIEVGKLKLEVIHTPGHTPGGICLKTGDCLITGDTLFAGSVGRSDFPGGSHSQLIASIKNKLLNFPDNTRVFSGHGPETSIGTEKRTNPFL from the coding sequence ATGATTTTGGAGAGATTTCCTGTAGGAATGATGGGCGCTAATTGTTATATTATCGGCTGCGAAGAAACCAAAGAAGCCTGCGTGATAGATCCGGGAGATGAAGATAAGAAAATATTAAGCAAACTTGTAAAACATGGCCTGACCTGCCGGTATATTGTTTTAACCCATGGTCATGTGGATCATATAGGAGCGCTGGAACAGGTGCAAAAAGCTACCGGGGCTAGGGTTCTGATTCATAGGGATGATGCGGATATGCTGACCAATCCGGCCAAGAATCTATCCTCTTTTATGGGCTTGCAAATGCAATTTGAGCCGGCTGACGTTAAGTTGGGAGACAAGGATGTTATAGAAGTGGGTAAGCTTAAATTGGAGGTAATTCATACCCCGGGGCATACGCCTGGAGGGATATGTCTTAAGACAGGTGACTGCCTGATTACCGGAGATACATTGTTTGCCGGTTCTGTAGGACGATCGGATTTTCCCGGCGGCAGTCATAGCCAGCTGATAGCTTCTATTAAGAATAAACTGCTTAATTTCCCCGACAATACCAGGGTATTTTCCGGACACGGCCCGGAGACTTCCATTGGAACTGAAAAGCGTACTAACCCCTTCCTGTAA
- a CDS encoding ABC transporter substrate-binding protein, translated as MLKCFRLLSMAVLFSLLLVGCSQQQKVDKEEHVKIKLGILPIVDSLPLIVAGEKGYFKQAGVDVELVSFPSAVERDSALQAKAIDGSLGDLLAAASLYNGGFPVQVVSLSLGETGKEGRFAILSAPKSGISNVNQLKGVEVSVSKNSIIEYVTDSLLLEKGFQPEEIKKSIIPKIPVRYQALMEGQIKAACLPDPMAALAQSKGAKLIIDDTETNLSQTVIFFNRETLQNNGAAVKKFLAGYALAAQEINNNPESYRAMLVDKAKVPKEALGVYAMEHFPAPQLPEKKDVEQVLQWMLQKKLLKEKITYQNLVTGDYLPEK; from the coding sequence TTGTTGAAATGTTTTAGATTACTGTCCATGGCTGTATTATTTTCTTTGCTTTTGGTTGGCTGCAGCCAGCAGCAAAAAGTGGACAAAGAAGAGCATGTGAAAATTAAGCTGGGCATTCTGCCGATTGTAGACTCTCTCCCTTTAATTGTTGCCGGTGAAAAAGGTTATTTCAAACAAGCAGGGGTTGATGTGGAATTGGTTTCCTTTCCCAGTGCGGTGGAAAGAGACAGTGCATTGCAGGCCAAAGCCATAGACGGTTCTCTGGGGGATCTCCTGGCTGCCGCTTCTTTATATAATGGGGGGTTTCCGGTCCAGGTGGTTAGTCTTTCACTGGGTGAAACAGGAAAAGAAGGCAGATTTGCCATTTTATCAGCGCCGAAAAGCGGGATCAGCAATGTTAACCAGTTAAAAGGCGTCGAGGTGTCAGTTTCCAAAAACTCTATTATTGAGTATGTGACAGACAGTTTGCTGCTGGAAAAAGGTTTTCAGCCGGAAGAGATTAAAAAGAGCATTATTCCTAAAATACCTGTACGCTATCAGGCATTAATGGAAGGACAGATTAAAGCTGCCTGTTTGCCCGATCCGATGGCGGCATTGGCCCAGAGCAAAGGCGCTAAACTAATTATTGATGACACCGAAACTAATTTATCTCAGACTGTCATATTTTTTAACCGGGAAACACTTCAGAATAACGGTGCTGCCGTAAAAAAATTCCTTGCCGGTTATGCTTTGGCGGCCCAAGAAATAAATAATAATCCGGAATCTTACCGTGCTATGTTAGTAGATAAGGCTAAAGTGCCTAAAGAGGCTCTCGGTGTATATGCCATGGAGCACTTCCCGGCACCGCAGCTGCCGGAGAAGAAAGATGTCGAGCAGGTATTGCAGTGGATGCTGCAGAAGAAGCTTTTAAAAGAAAAAATCACTTATCAAAACCTGGTTACAGGAGATTATTTGCCGGAGAAATAG
- the hisS gene encoding histidine--tRNA ligase, translated as MLTTRPRGTNDILPGEVEKWQYIESVIKQLCHEYGFAELRTPVFEHTDLFIRGVGETTDIVEKEMYTFTDRGERSITLRPEGTASAVRAYLENKLYAGVQPVKLYYTGPMFRYDRPQAGRFRQFHQFGVEVFGSDEPAVDAEVIAMAMDFYTRLGLKDLELRINSVGCPDCRPVLREKLQAFFKPKLNELCANCQGRYNRNPLRILDCKNTGCRLLGAGAPVTLDCLCENCAKHFSLVKKYLSLLDISFTVDSSLVRGLDYYTHTAFEVMARDIGAQSSIGGGGRYNGLIEECGGAPAPGIGYAVGLERVLLIAEKQGIVFPAALGPEVFVAAAGAGTEETAFKVLFNLRRTGLSADKDYLGRSLKAQMKHAGKLAARFTVIIGESELAEGLLLVKDMLAGKQEKVPVQAVAEYIKNSL; from the coding sequence ATGCTGACCACACGTCCCAGGGGTACTAATGATATTTTGCCGGGTGAAGTGGAAAAGTGGCAATACATAGAAAGTGTTATTAAACAGTTATGTCATGAATACGGTTTTGCAGAATTGCGTACACCTGTTTTTGAACATACAGATCTTTTTATTCGCGGAGTTGGAGAAACTACTGATATAGTGGAAAAAGAAATGTACACATTTACTGATCGCGGGGAAAGAAGTATTACCCTGCGTCCTGAGGGAACCGCTTCAGCCGTCCGGGCTTATTTGGAAAACAAGCTGTATGCCGGTGTACAGCCGGTTAAGCTTTATTATACCGGACCGATGTTTCGATATGACCGGCCCCAGGCTGGCCGTTTTCGCCAGTTTCATCAGTTCGGGGTGGAAGTATTCGGTTCAGACGAACCTGCCGTGGATGCTGAAGTAATTGCTATGGCCATGGATTTTTATACCCGGCTTGGCTTAAAAGATCTGGAACTGCGCATCAACAGTGTTGGCTGCCCCGACTGCCGGCCGGTATTAAGAGAGAAACTGCAAGCATTTTTTAAACCAAAGCTAAATGAACTATGTGCCAACTGCCAGGGCCGCTACAACCGCAACCCCCTGCGCATTCTGGACTGCAAAAACACTGGCTGCCGGCTGCTCGGAGCAGGGGCACCGGTTACCTTAGACTGTTTATGTGAAAATTGTGCCAAACACTTTTCTCTGGTAAAAAAATACCTGAGTTTATTGGATATATCTTTTACTGTTGATTCATCACTGGTAAGGGGTCTGGACTATTATACACATACGGCTTTTGAGGTTATGGCCCGTGATATAGGCGCACAGAGTTCTATAGGCGGAGGCGGGCGCTATAACGGTCTGATCGAAGAGTGCGGCGGCGCACCCGCACCCGGCATTGGTTATGCGGTAGGGCTGGAAAGAGTTTTGCTGATTGCTGAAAAACAAGGGATAGTTTTCCCCGCCGCACTGGGTCCGGAAGTTTTTGTTGCAGCTGCCGGAGCCGGTACTGAAGAGACAGCTTTTAAGGTGTTATTCAATCTGCGCCGGACCGGGCTGTCTGCTGATAAAGATTATTTAGGCCGTAGTTTAAAGGCACAGATGAAGCATGCCGGAAAGCTGGCTGCCCGTTTTACCGTAATTATAGGTGAGTCTGAACTAGCCGAAGGCTTGTTGCTGGTAAAAGACATGTTGGCAGGCAAACAGGAAAAAGTACCTGTGCAGGCAGTTGCTGAGTATATTAAAAATTCATTATAA
- a CDS encoding adenine phosphoribosyltransferase: MDLIKKIRVVPDYPQEGISYKDVSTLIRDPESFRFAIQDLSRRCQHAAPDIIACAKARGLMIGAPLAYLMGVGLVVMRRPGNLPGEVFSLQQELEFGDTREVIKDSIAPGQRVLIVDELLATGGTSVTAAKIIEKLGGIVVGTAFLIEITGLGGRARLKDYDTISLIQYNY; the protein is encoded by the coding sequence ATGGATTTAATTAAGAAAATCAGGGTTGTTCCGGACTACCCGCAAGAAGGCATCAGTTATAAGGATGTAAGTACTTTAATTCGCGATCCGGAGAGTTTTCGCTTTGCCATTCAGGATTTATCCAGGAGGTGCCAGCACGCGGCACCTGATATAATTGCCTGTGCTAAAGCAAGGGGTTTGATGATCGGTGCTCCCTTAGCTTATTTGATGGGAGTGGGTTTGGTTGTTATGCGCAGGCCAGGTAACCTGCCGGGAGAAGTATTTTCTCTGCAGCAGGAATTGGAATTCGGTGACACCAGAGAAGTGATTAAAGATTCTATCGCACCCGGTCAGAGAGTGTTAATTGTGGATGAACTCCTGGCGACAGGCGGCACATCGGTTACAGCAGCCAAGATTATTGAAAAGTTAGGTGGGATAGTTGTTGGTACAGCGTTTTTAATTGAAATAACCGGCCTGGGTGGTAGAGCTAGACTCAAGGATTATGATACAATTTCTCTAATTCAGTACAATTATTAA
- a CDS encoding tRNA threonylcarbamoyladenosine dehydratase yields the protein MYRFSRTELLIGPEGIKKLSASRIAVFGLGGVGSFAVEALARAGIGSFFLVDHDLVDITNINRQIHAFNDTIGEAKTFLMEQRIKRINPEALVTVAKEFYSPDRGDKFFTEAFDYIIDAIDYIPGKLDLIIRCLHSSTPLISAMGAANKLDATKFKVADISETSVCPLARIIRRELRKAGFNKGIKVVYSTELPVSIQNSADNNFDNKLTFKTRQVVGSISYVPPVMGLLMAGAVVGDLLNDKI from the coding sequence TTGTATAGATTTTCACGCACAGAGCTGCTTATTGGCCCGGAAGGAATAAAAAAATTATCTGCAAGCCGTATTGCGGTTTTTGGTCTTGGGGGCGTTGGTTCCTTTGCTGTTGAAGCACTGGCGCGTGCCGGTATAGGTTCGTTTTTTCTGGTTGATCATGATCTGGTTGATATTACCAATATTAACCGTCAAATACATGCTTTTAACGACACAATTGGTGAGGCTAAAACATTTTTAATGGAGCAAAGGATTAAGAGGATAAACCCCGAAGCCCTGGTAACTGTGGCTAAAGAGTTTTATTCACCTGATCGGGGAGATAAGTTTTTCACTGAAGCTTTTGATTACATCATTGATGCTATTGATTATATACCAGGAAAGCTGGATTTGATTATTCGTTGCTTACATAGTTCTACCCCGCTAATCTCGGCGATGGGAGCGGCTAATAAACTGGATGCGACAAAATTTAAAGTTGCGGATATTAGCGAAACTTCGGTTTGTCCATTAGCACGCATTATTCGACGGGAATTGAGAAAAGCAGGGTTTAATAAAGGGATTAAGGTCGTCTATTCAACCGAGCTGCCGGTTAGCATACAAAACTCCGCTGATAACAATTTCGATAATAAATTAACATTTAAAACTCGTCAGGTAGTAGGCAGTATATCTTACGTACCACCAGTTATGGGACTATTAATGGCCGGAGCTGTGGTTGGAGATTTATTAAACGACAAAATATAA
- the dtd gene encoding D-aminoacyl-tRNA deacylase, with protein MRAVVQRVSSSSVSVQGELVGEIGRGLLILLGVGNNDTVDDAVYLAAKISGLRVFEDEQNKMNLSVLDIRGGLLVVSQFTLFGDCRKGRRPSYSEAARPEDAVKLYCEFLEELQSLGLAVATGVFQAHMQVEIVNDGPVTLLLDSKKGF; from the coding sequence ATGAGGGCGGTAGTCCAGAGAGTAAGCAGTTCATCAGTATCAGTGCAGGGTGAGTTAGTGGGTGAAATAGGAAGAGGCTTATTAATTCTGTTAGGTGTGGGAAATAATGATACCGTAGACGATGCGGTCTATCTGGCAGCTAAGATTAGCGGGCTGCGTGTATTTGAGGATGAGCAGAATAAGATGAATTTATCTGTCCTGGATATTAGAGGCGGCCTGCTGGTAGTTTCACAGTTTACACTTTTCGGTGATTGTAGAAAAGGCCGCCGGCCAAGCTATTCAGAAGCCGCCAGGCCCGAAGATGCGGTTAAGCTTTACTGCGAGTTTCTTGAAGAGCTCCAGTCTCTGGGATTAGCCGTAGCTACGGGGGTGTTCCAGGCTCACATGCAGGTAGAAATAGTTAATGATGGGCCTGTAACGCTGTTGCTGGACAGCAAAAAAGGTTTTTGA
- a CDS encoding DUF896 domain-containing protein — MMTKELIERINELSRKQRSVGLDAVEKEEQAKLRGIYLQGIREQVIDGLETLKTGQEKHESGCSCGHCHAAQKKTPS, encoded by the coding sequence ATGATGACAAAAGAATTAATTGAACGGATTAATGAGCTTTCCCGGAAACAAAGAAGTGTCGGGCTGGATGCTGTTGAAAAAGAAGAACAGGCTAAACTCAGGGGTATATATTTGCAGGGTATAAGAGAACAGGTAATTGACGGTTTGGAGACTTTGAAAACAGGACAGGAAAAACATGAAAGCGGTTGTTCCTGTGGACACTGTCATGCCGCACAGAAAAAAACCCCTTCTTAA
- a CDS encoding ABC transporter ATP-binding protein, protein MSMKSKLRNACSETGIPEDSMIRTRDLSVVFNPEGTRLTALQEINLSVAYGESCAVIGPSGCGKSTLLYILAGLYSPTEGAAYIDGKPAVPKRKNTSLILQDYGLLPWQTAWQNTVLGLKLRGVAVSEQKMIAEQILQDLGLWTYRSHYPAQLSGGQRQRVAIARALTLKPDLLLMDEPFSSLDALTRESLQETLLAIWRKDKVTSVLVTHNIEEAVYLGQKIVIFSPRPGRILHCLDNPQIGDPNYRSKPAFYSLCSLVRKLLEEGMTVD, encoded by the coding sequence ATGAGTATGAAAAGCAAATTAAGAAATGCCTGCAGCGAAACCGGAATACCGGAAGACAGTATGATTAGAACCAGAGATCTCTCTGTTGTTTTTAATCCGGAAGGAACCCGGCTTACAGCTCTGCAAGAAATCAATCTTTCCGTAGCTTATGGTGAAAGCTGTGCTGTTATCGGTCCGTCCGGCTGTGGCAAAAGTACCCTGCTTTATATTTTGGCAGGACTCTATTCGCCTACAGAGGGTGCAGCTTATATAGACGGAAAGCCGGCAGTCCCAAAACGAAAGAATACCTCTTTGATTTTACAGGACTACGGCTTGCTGCCATGGCAGACAGCCTGGCAGAATACCGTATTGGGGCTTAAATTAAGGGGTGTTGCCGTCTCTGAACAGAAAATGATAGCTGAGCAAATTTTACAGGATCTGGGTCTTTGGACTTACCGTTCTCATTATCCCGCGCAGTTGAGCGGGGGGCAAAGGCAGCGAGTGGCTATTGCCAGGGCATTGACTTTAAAGCCCGACTTGCTGTTAATGGATGAACCTTTTTCTTCACTGGACGCGCTTACCAGGGAATCTTTGCAAGAAACTTTGTTGGCTATCTGGCGAAAGGATAAAGTGACTTCCGTACTGGTAACACATAATATTGAGGAAGCCGTGTATTTAGGGCAAAAAATTGTAATATTTTCTCCCCGTCCCGGGAGAATTTTGCATTGTCTGGATAACCCGCAAATCGGGGACCCGAATTATCGCAGTAAGCCGGCTTTTTATTCTCTATGCTCCCTTGTCCGCAAACTTTTGGAGGAGGGTATGACTGTTGATTAA
- a CDS encoding RelA/SpoT family protein, producing MALDKLIQKLINYNPKADIAFLRKAYNVAEAAHRNQWRISGEPYIFHPLAVAKILADLELDIEALAGALLHDVVEDTEITLQDIEKDFGSEVALLVDGVTKLSKIDFKSKEEHQAENLRKMFLAMAKDIRVILIKLADRLHNLRTLGAQPEAKQKEIALETLEIFAPLAHRLGIYHLKWEIEDLAFRFLQPSKYYELADKVAKTRNKREEDINEIIEVLKKKFIDVGIKADIQGRPKHLYSIYEKMQRQKKDFAQILDIMAVRVTVDTVKDCYGTLGIVHTLWKPIPGRFKDYIAMPKSNMYQSLHTTVIGPHGDPFEIQMRTWEMHRTAEYGIAAHWCYKEGGHAQKGFDGKLIWLRQLLEWQHDMRDAKEFIEGLKIDIFAESVFVFSPKGDIIELPAEAVPIDFAFRIHTDVGNRCMGAKVNGRIVPLDYKLKNGDIVEVLTSNHARPSRDWLKIVKTSQAKNRIRQYFRKIQRDVSVIKGKDAIEREAKKLGLELELLKSDKIIEAARKYSLINLEDVYAAIGDGTITARSIVARIKGEIDRINKENAYTDMMNSGGSGVSVVGGREKYGKWQKPTDGIKVKGMANLLTKLAQCCNPVPGDPIIGYITRGRGISVHRTDCRNITIYRKGEQERLVDVAWDEKYKAPFQVKLEVTALDRAGLLSDIMAILTDMKISADWVNARGNKDRLATVGLLITIKDLVQLDSIINKIKSVKDVTEVSRTGLK from the coding sequence ATAGCTTTGGATAAACTGATTCAAAAATTAATTAATTACAACCCGAAAGCCGATATAGCATTTCTCCGTAAAGCTTACAATGTTGCCGAAGCTGCTCACCGCAACCAATGGAGAATTTCCGGTGAACCTTATATATTTCATCCCTTGGCAGTAGCTAAAATATTGGCTGATCTGGAGTTAGACATAGAAGCCCTGGCTGGAGCATTGCTCCATGATGTGGTGGAGGATACCGAAATAACTCTGCAAGATATAGAAAAGGATTTTGGTTCAGAAGTTGCCTTGCTTGTTGACGGAGTAACCAAATTGAGCAAGATTGATTTTAAATCGAAGGAAGAGCACCAGGCTGAAAACCTGCGTAAAATGTTTTTAGCTATGGCCAAAGATATCAGAGTTATTTTAATTAAGCTCGCAGATCGCCTGCACAATTTACGCACACTTGGAGCTCAGCCCGAAGCTAAGCAAAAGGAAATTGCTTTAGAAACCCTGGAGATATTTGCTCCTCTGGCACATCGCTTAGGAATTTACCATTTAAAATGGGAGATAGAGGATCTGGCTTTTCGTTTTTTGCAACCATCAAAATATTATGAACTGGCGGACAAGGTTGCAAAAACACGAAATAAACGAGAAGAAGACATAAATGAAATTATTGAGGTACTAAAAAAGAAGTTCATAGATGTTGGTATTAAAGCCGATATTCAGGGCAGACCAAAACACCTCTACAGTATTTACGAAAAAATGCAGAGACAGAAGAAAGATTTTGCGCAGATTCTTGATATTATGGCTGTTCGGGTTACTGTAGATACCGTGAAGGATTGTTACGGCACCCTGGGTATTGTGCATACCCTTTGGAAGCCCATACCCGGCAGGTTTAAGGATTACATAGCCATGCCCAAATCGAACATGTACCAGTCCCTGCACACTACTGTGATAGGTCCTCATGGTGATCCTTTTGAGATTCAAATGCGCACATGGGAAATGCACCGGACGGCTGAGTACGGTATTGCTGCGCACTGGTGTTATAAAGAAGGCGGGCATGCTCAGAAAGGCTTTGACGGTAAACTAATCTGGCTGCGCCAGCTTTTAGAGTGGCAGCACGACATGCGTGATGCCAAAGAATTTATTGAAGGTTTAAAAATAGATATATTTGCTGAATCAGTTTTTGTCTTCAGTCCCAAAGGTGATATTATTGAACTGCCGGCAGAAGCGGTACCGATTGATTTTGCTTTTCGCATTCATACAGATGTGGGCAACCGGTGTATGGGGGCTAAGGTCAATGGTCGCATTGTTCCCCTGGACTATAAGCTTAAAAATGGTGATATTGTTGAGGTCTTGACATCCAATCATGCTCGTCCCAGCAGGGATTGGCTTAAGATTGTCAAAACCTCACAGGCTAAAAACCGTATTCGTCAGTATTTTCGCAAAATCCAGAGAGATGTCTCTGTCATTAAAGGAAAAGATGCTATAGAACGGGAAGCCAAAAAACTGGGTCTAGAGTTGGAGTTGCTGAAAAGCGACAAAATTATTGAGGCAGCCCGTAAATATTCACTTATTAATTTGGAAGATGTTTATGCCGCAATCGGTGACGGGACTATTACGGCCAGATCTATTGTAGCCCGTATTAAGGGTGAGATCGACCGGATTAATAAAGAAAACGCTTATACGGATATGATGAATTCCGGTGGTTCCGGCGTATCAGTGGTGGGTGGCAGGGAGAAATACGGAAAGTGGCAAAAACCCACCGATGGCATAAAGGTAAAAGGGATGGCTAATTTGCTGACAAAATTAGCCCAGTGCTGCAATCCGGTTCCCGGTGATCCGATAATCGGCTATATTACAAGGGGCAGAGGAATATCAGTGCACAGGACTGATTGTCGAAACATTACTATTTATAGAAAAGGCGAACAGGAGCGTTTGGTAGATGTGGCCTGGGATGAAAAGTACAAGGCTCCTTTTCAGGTAAAGCTGGAGGTTACGGCTCTGGACAGGGCCGGCTTATTAAGTGATATTATGGCCATCTTGACTGATATGAAAATTAGTGCTGACTGGGTTAACGCCAGGGGCAACAAAGACAGGCTGGCTACTGTAGGGCTTTTGATAACCATTAAAGATTTGGTTCAACTGGACTCAATTATTAATAAAATAAAATCTGTAAAAGATGTGACAGAGGTAAGCCGTACGGGTCTTAAATAA